A window of Equus caballus isolate H_3958 breed thoroughbred chromosome 10, TB-T2T, whole genome shotgun sequence contains these coding sequences:
- the KCNC3 gene encoding voltage-gated potassium channel KCNC3 isoform X1 translates to MLSSVCVSSFRGRQGASKQQPAPPPQPPESPPPLSPPPPPPPLQQQQQPAQPGPAASPAGPPAPRGPGGRRAEPCPGLPAAAMGRHGGGGGDSGKIVINVGGVRHETYRSTLRTLPGTRLAGLTEPEAAARFDYDPGADEFFFDRHPGVFAYVLNYYRTGKLHCPADVCGPLFEEELGFWGIDETDVEACCWMTYRQHRDAEEALDSFEAPDPAGAANAANAAGAHDAGLDDEAGAGGGGLDGAGGELKRLCFQDAGGGAGGPPGGAGGAGGTWWRRWQPRVWALFEDPYSSRAARYVAFASLLFILISITTFCLETHEGFIHISNKTVTQASPIPGAPPENITNVEVETEPFLTYVEGVCVVWFTFEFLMRITFCPDKVEFLKSSLNIIDCVAILPFYLEVGLSGLSSKAAKDVLGFLRVVRFVRILRIFKLTRHFVGLRVLGHTLRASTNEFLLLIIFLALGVLIFATMIYYAERIGADPDDILGSNHTYFKNIPIGFWWAVVTMTTLGYGDMYPKTWSGMLVGALCALAGVLTIAMPVPVIVNNFGMYYSLAMAKQKLPKKKNKHIPRPPQPGSPNYCKPDPPPPPPPHPHHGSGGISPPPPITPPSMGVTVAGAYPPGPHTHPGLLRGGAGGLGIMGLPPLPAPGEPCPLAQEEVIEINRADPRPNGDPAAAALAHEDCPAIDQPAMSPEDKSPITPGSRGRYSRDRACFLLTDYAPSPDGSIRKGYEKSRSLSSIAGLSGVSLRLAPLATPPGSPRAARRAPPTLPSIL, encoded by the exons ATGCTGAGCTCAGTCTGCGTCTCGTCCTTCCGCGGGCGCCAGGGGGCCAGCAAGCAGCAGCCGGCGCCTCCGCCGCAGCCGCCCGAGTCCCCGCCGCCGCTGTccccgccgccgccaccgccgccgctgcagcagcagcagcagcctgcgCAGCCCGGCCCCGCCGCGTCCCCGGCGGGCCCCCCGGCACCCCGCGGGCCCGGGGGCCGGCGCGCCGAGCCATGCCCCGGGCTGCCGGCGGCGGCCATGGGGCGGcacggcggcggcggtggcgacAGCGGCAAGATCGTGATCAACGTGGGCGGCGTGCGCCATGAGACGTACCGCTCGACGCTGCGCACCCTGCCGGGGACGCGGCTGGCCGGCCTGACGGAGCCCGAGGCGGCGGCGCGCTTCGACTACGACCCGGGCGCCGACGAGTTCTTCTTCGACCGGCACCCGGGCGTCTTCGCCTACGTGCTCAACTACTACCGCACCGGCAAGCTGCACTGCCCGGCCGACGTGTGCGGGCCGCTCTTCGAGGAGGAGCTCGGCTTCTGGGGCATCGACGAGACCGACGTGGAGGCCTGCTGCTGGATGACCTACCGGCAGCACCGCGACGCCGAGGAGGCGCTCGACTCCTTCGAGGCGCCCGACCCCGCCGGCGCCGCCAACGCCGCCAACGCCGCGGGTGCCCACGACGCGGGCCTGGACGACgaggcgggcgcgggcggcggcggcctgGACGGCGCGGGCGGCGAGCTCAAGCGCCTCTGCTTCCAGGacgcgggcggcggcgccggggGGCCGCCAgggggcgcgggcggcgcgggcggcacGTGGTGGCGCCGCTGGCAGCCCCGCGTGTGGGCGCTCTTCGAGGACCCCTACTCGTCGCGGGCCGCCAGG TACGTGGCCTTCGCCTCCCTCTTATTCATCCTAATCTCCATCACCACCTTCTGCCTGGAGACCCACGAGGGCTTCATCCATATCAGCAACAAGACGGTGACACAGGCCTCCCCGATCCCGGGGGCTCCGCCGGAGAACATCACCAACGTGGAGGTGGAGACGGAGCCCTTCCTGACCTACGTGGAGGGCGTGTGCGTGGTCTGGTTCACCTTCGAGTTCCTCATGCGCATCACCTTCTGTCCGGACAAGGTGGAATTTCTCAAGAGCAGCCTCAACATCATCGACTGCGTTGCCATCCTGCCCTTTTATCTCGAGGTGGGCCTCTCGGGCCTCAGCTCCAAGGCCGCCAAAGACGTGCTGGGCTTCCTGCGGGTGGTCCGCTTCGTCCGAATCCTGCGCATCTTCAAGCTCACGCGCCACTTTGTGGGGCTGCGCGTGCTGGGCCACACGCTCCGCGCCAGCACCAATGAGTTCCTGCTGCTCATCATCTTCCTGGCGCTGGGGGTGCTCATCTTCGCCACCATGATCTACTACGCCGAGCGCATTGGCGCCGACCCCGATGACATCCTGGGCTCCAACCATACCTACTTCAAGAACATCCCCATCGGCTTCTGGTGGGCCGTGGTCACCATGACGACCCTCGGCTATGGAGACATGTACCCCAAGACGTGGTCGGGGATGCTGGTGGGGGCGCTGTGTGCCCTGGCGGGGGTGCTGACCATCGCCATGCCCGTGCCCGTCATTGTCAACAACTTTGGCATGTACTATTCGCTGGCCATGGCCAAGCAGAAGCTGCctaagaagaagaacaaacacatACCCCGGCCCCCCCAGCCCGGCTCGCCGAACTACTGCAAGCCCGACCCGCCCccaccgcccccgccccaccctcaCCACGGCAGCGGCGGCATCAGCCCCCCGCCACCCATCACACCGCCCTCCATGGGGGTGACTGTGGCCGGGGCCTACCCGCCGGGGCCCCAcacgcaccccgggctgctcagGGGGGGAGCGGGTGGGCTGGGGATCATGGGGCTGCCTCCTCTGCCGGCCCCTGGGGAGCCTTGCCCGTTGGCTCAGGAGGAAGTGATTGAGATCAACAGGGCAG ATCCCCGCCCCAACGGGGACCCAGCAGCAGCCGCGCTTGCCCATGAGGACTGTCCAGCCATCGACCAGCCCGCCATGTCCCCAGAAGACAAGAGCCCCATCACCCCCGGGAGCCGGGGCCGCTACAGCCGGGACCGAGCCTGCTTCCTCCTCACTGACTATGCCCCTTCCCCTGATGGCTCCATCCGGAAAG gttaCGAGAAATCCCGCAGCCTGAGCAGCATCGCGGGCCTCAGCGGGGTGTCCCTGCGCCTCGCGCCCCTTGCCACCCCCCCTGGCTCGCCCAGGGCCGCCCGCCGCGCTCCCCCAACCCTGCCCTCCATCCTCTAG
- the KCNC3 gene encoding voltage-gated potassium channel KCNC3 isoform X3: MLSSVCVSSFRGRQGASKQQPAPPPQPPESPPPLSPPPPPPPLQQQQQPAQPGPAASPAGPPAPRGPGGRRAEPCPGLPAAAMGRHGGGGGDSGKIVINVGGVRHETYRSTLRTLPGTRLAGLTEPEAAARFDYDPGADEFFFDRHPGVFAYVLNYYRTGKLHCPADVCGPLFEEELGFWGIDETDVEACCWMTYRQHRDAEEALDSFEAPDPAGAANAANAAGAHDAGLDDEAGAGGGGLDGAGGELKRLCFQDAGGGAGGPPGGAGGAGGTWWRRWQPRVWALFEDPYSSRAARYVAFASLLFILISITTFCLETHEGFIHISNKTVTQASPIPGAPPENITNVEVETEPFLTYVEGVCVVWFTFEFLMRITFCPDKVEFLKSSLNIIDCVAILPFYLEVGLSGLSSKAAKDVLGFLRVVRFVRILRIFKLTRHFVGLRVLGHTLRASTNEFLLLIIFLALGVLIFATMIYYAERIGADPDDILGSNHTYFKNIPIGFWWAVVTMTTLGYGDMYPKTWSGMLVGALCALAGVLTIAMPVPVIVNNFGMYYSLAMAKQKLPKKKNKHIPRPPQPGSPNYCKPDPPPPPPPHPHHGSGGISPPPPITPPSMGVTVAGAYPPGPHTHPGLLRGGAGGLGIMGLPPLPAPGEPCPLAQEEVIEINRADPRPNGDPAAAALAHEDCPAIDQPAMSPEDKSPITPGSRGRYSRDRACFLLTDYAPSPDGSIRKALVTA, from the exons ATGCTGAGCTCAGTCTGCGTCTCGTCCTTCCGCGGGCGCCAGGGGGCCAGCAAGCAGCAGCCGGCGCCTCCGCCGCAGCCGCCCGAGTCCCCGCCGCCGCTGTccccgccgccgccaccgccgccgctgcagcagcagcagcagcctgcgCAGCCCGGCCCCGCCGCGTCCCCGGCGGGCCCCCCGGCACCCCGCGGGCCCGGGGGCCGGCGCGCCGAGCCATGCCCCGGGCTGCCGGCGGCGGCCATGGGGCGGcacggcggcggcggtggcgacAGCGGCAAGATCGTGATCAACGTGGGCGGCGTGCGCCATGAGACGTACCGCTCGACGCTGCGCACCCTGCCGGGGACGCGGCTGGCCGGCCTGACGGAGCCCGAGGCGGCGGCGCGCTTCGACTACGACCCGGGCGCCGACGAGTTCTTCTTCGACCGGCACCCGGGCGTCTTCGCCTACGTGCTCAACTACTACCGCACCGGCAAGCTGCACTGCCCGGCCGACGTGTGCGGGCCGCTCTTCGAGGAGGAGCTCGGCTTCTGGGGCATCGACGAGACCGACGTGGAGGCCTGCTGCTGGATGACCTACCGGCAGCACCGCGACGCCGAGGAGGCGCTCGACTCCTTCGAGGCGCCCGACCCCGCCGGCGCCGCCAACGCCGCCAACGCCGCGGGTGCCCACGACGCGGGCCTGGACGACgaggcgggcgcgggcggcggcggcctgGACGGCGCGGGCGGCGAGCTCAAGCGCCTCTGCTTCCAGGacgcgggcggcggcgccggggGGCCGCCAgggggcgcgggcggcgcgggcggcacGTGGTGGCGCCGCTGGCAGCCCCGCGTGTGGGCGCTCTTCGAGGACCCCTACTCGTCGCGGGCCGCCAGG TACGTGGCCTTCGCCTCCCTCTTATTCATCCTAATCTCCATCACCACCTTCTGCCTGGAGACCCACGAGGGCTTCATCCATATCAGCAACAAGACGGTGACACAGGCCTCCCCGATCCCGGGGGCTCCGCCGGAGAACATCACCAACGTGGAGGTGGAGACGGAGCCCTTCCTGACCTACGTGGAGGGCGTGTGCGTGGTCTGGTTCACCTTCGAGTTCCTCATGCGCATCACCTTCTGTCCGGACAAGGTGGAATTTCTCAAGAGCAGCCTCAACATCATCGACTGCGTTGCCATCCTGCCCTTTTATCTCGAGGTGGGCCTCTCGGGCCTCAGCTCCAAGGCCGCCAAAGACGTGCTGGGCTTCCTGCGGGTGGTCCGCTTCGTCCGAATCCTGCGCATCTTCAAGCTCACGCGCCACTTTGTGGGGCTGCGCGTGCTGGGCCACACGCTCCGCGCCAGCACCAATGAGTTCCTGCTGCTCATCATCTTCCTGGCGCTGGGGGTGCTCATCTTCGCCACCATGATCTACTACGCCGAGCGCATTGGCGCCGACCCCGATGACATCCTGGGCTCCAACCATACCTACTTCAAGAACATCCCCATCGGCTTCTGGTGGGCCGTGGTCACCATGACGACCCTCGGCTATGGAGACATGTACCCCAAGACGTGGTCGGGGATGCTGGTGGGGGCGCTGTGTGCCCTGGCGGGGGTGCTGACCATCGCCATGCCCGTGCCCGTCATTGTCAACAACTTTGGCATGTACTATTCGCTGGCCATGGCCAAGCAGAAGCTGCctaagaagaagaacaaacacatACCCCGGCCCCCCCAGCCCGGCTCGCCGAACTACTGCAAGCCCGACCCGCCCccaccgcccccgccccaccctcaCCACGGCAGCGGCGGCATCAGCCCCCCGCCACCCATCACACCGCCCTCCATGGGGGTGACTGTGGCCGGGGCCTACCCGCCGGGGCCCCAcacgcaccccgggctgctcagGGGGGGAGCGGGTGGGCTGGGGATCATGGGGCTGCCTCCTCTGCCGGCCCCTGGGGAGCCTTGCCCGTTGGCTCAGGAGGAAGTGATTGAGATCAACAGGGCAG ATCCCCGCCCCAACGGGGACCCAGCAGCAGCCGCGCTTGCCCATGAGGACTGTCCAGCCATCGACCAGCCCGCCATGTCCCCAGAAGACAAGAGCCCCATCACCCCCGGGAGCCGGGGCCGCTACAGCCGGGACCGAGCCTGCTTCCTCCTCACTGACTATGCCCCTTCCCCTGATGGCTCCATCCGGAAAG CTCTTGTCACCGCCTGA
- the KCNC3 gene encoding voltage-gated potassium channel KCNC3 isoform X2 has protein sequence MLSSVCVSSFRGRQGASKQQPAPPPQPPESPPPLSPPPPPPPLQQQQQPAQPGPAASPAGPPAPRGPGGRRAEPCPGLPAAAMGRHGGGGGDSGKIVINVGGVRHETYRSTLRTLPGTRLAGLTEPEAAARFDYDPGADEFFFDRHPGVFAYVLNYYRTGKLHCPADVCGPLFEEELGFWGIDETDVEACCWMTYRQHRDAEEALDSFEAPDPAGAANAANAAGAHDAGLDDEAGAGGGGLDGAGGELKRLCFQDAGGGAGGPPGGAGGAGGTWWRRWQPRVWALFEDPYSSRAARYVAFASLLFILISITTFCLETHEGFIHISNKTVTQASPIPGAPPENITNVEVETEPFLTYVEGVCVVWFTFEFLMRITFCPDKVEFLKSSLNIIDCVAILPFYLEVGLSGLSSKAAKDVLGFLRVVRFVRILRIFKLTRHFVGLRVLGHTLRASTNEFLLLIIFLALGVLIFATMIYYAERIGADPDDILGSNHTYFKNIPIGFWWAVVTMTTLGYGDMYPKTWSGMLVGALCALAGVLTIAMPVPVIVNNFGMYYSLAMAKQKLPKKKNKHIPRPPQPGSPNYCKPDPPPPPPPHPHHGSGGISPPPPITPPSMGVTVAGAYPPGPHTHPGLLRGGAGGLGIMGLPPLPAPGEPCPLAQEEVIEINRADPRPNGDPAAAALAHEDCPAIDQPAMSPEDKSPITPGSRGRYSRDRACFLLTDYAPSPDGSIRKATGATPLPPPDWRKPGPPSFLPDLNANAAAWISP, from the exons ATGCTGAGCTCAGTCTGCGTCTCGTCCTTCCGCGGGCGCCAGGGGGCCAGCAAGCAGCAGCCGGCGCCTCCGCCGCAGCCGCCCGAGTCCCCGCCGCCGCTGTccccgccgccgccaccgccgccgctgcagcagcagcagcagcctgcgCAGCCCGGCCCCGCCGCGTCCCCGGCGGGCCCCCCGGCACCCCGCGGGCCCGGGGGCCGGCGCGCCGAGCCATGCCCCGGGCTGCCGGCGGCGGCCATGGGGCGGcacggcggcggcggtggcgacAGCGGCAAGATCGTGATCAACGTGGGCGGCGTGCGCCATGAGACGTACCGCTCGACGCTGCGCACCCTGCCGGGGACGCGGCTGGCCGGCCTGACGGAGCCCGAGGCGGCGGCGCGCTTCGACTACGACCCGGGCGCCGACGAGTTCTTCTTCGACCGGCACCCGGGCGTCTTCGCCTACGTGCTCAACTACTACCGCACCGGCAAGCTGCACTGCCCGGCCGACGTGTGCGGGCCGCTCTTCGAGGAGGAGCTCGGCTTCTGGGGCATCGACGAGACCGACGTGGAGGCCTGCTGCTGGATGACCTACCGGCAGCACCGCGACGCCGAGGAGGCGCTCGACTCCTTCGAGGCGCCCGACCCCGCCGGCGCCGCCAACGCCGCCAACGCCGCGGGTGCCCACGACGCGGGCCTGGACGACgaggcgggcgcgggcggcggcggcctgGACGGCGCGGGCGGCGAGCTCAAGCGCCTCTGCTTCCAGGacgcgggcggcggcgccggggGGCCGCCAgggggcgcgggcggcgcgggcggcacGTGGTGGCGCCGCTGGCAGCCCCGCGTGTGGGCGCTCTTCGAGGACCCCTACTCGTCGCGGGCCGCCAGG TACGTGGCCTTCGCCTCCCTCTTATTCATCCTAATCTCCATCACCACCTTCTGCCTGGAGACCCACGAGGGCTTCATCCATATCAGCAACAAGACGGTGACACAGGCCTCCCCGATCCCGGGGGCTCCGCCGGAGAACATCACCAACGTGGAGGTGGAGACGGAGCCCTTCCTGACCTACGTGGAGGGCGTGTGCGTGGTCTGGTTCACCTTCGAGTTCCTCATGCGCATCACCTTCTGTCCGGACAAGGTGGAATTTCTCAAGAGCAGCCTCAACATCATCGACTGCGTTGCCATCCTGCCCTTTTATCTCGAGGTGGGCCTCTCGGGCCTCAGCTCCAAGGCCGCCAAAGACGTGCTGGGCTTCCTGCGGGTGGTCCGCTTCGTCCGAATCCTGCGCATCTTCAAGCTCACGCGCCACTTTGTGGGGCTGCGCGTGCTGGGCCACACGCTCCGCGCCAGCACCAATGAGTTCCTGCTGCTCATCATCTTCCTGGCGCTGGGGGTGCTCATCTTCGCCACCATGATCTACTACGCCGAGCGCATTGGCGCCGACCCCGATGACATCCTGGGCTCCAACCATACCTACTTCAAGAACATCCCCATCGGCTTCTGGTGGGCCGTGGTCACCATGACGACCCTCGGCTATGGAGACATGTACCCCAAGACGTGGTCGGGGATGCTGGTGGGGGCGCTGTGTGCCCTGGCGGGGGTGCTGACCATCGCCATGCCCGTGCCCGTCATTGTCAACAACTTTGGCATGTACTATTCGCTGGCCATGGCCAAGCAGAAGCTGCctaagaagaagaacaaacacatACCCCGGCCCCCCCAGCCCGGCTCGCCGAACTACTGCAAGCCCGACCCGCCCccaccgcccccgccccaccctcaCCACGGCAGCGGCGGCATCAGCCCCCCGCCACCCATCACACCGCCCTCCATGGGGGTGACTGTGGCCGGGGCCTACCCGCCGGGGCCCCAcacgcaccccgggctgctcagGGGGGGAGCGGGTGGGCTGGGGATCATGGGGCTGCCTCCTCTGCCGGCCCCTGGGGAGCCTTGCCCGTTGGCTCAGGAGGAAGTGATTGAGATCAACAGGGCAG ATCCCCGCCCCAACGGGGACCCAGCAGCAGCCGCGCTTGCCCATGAGGACTGTCCAGCCATCGACCAGCCCGCCATGTCCCCAGAAGACAAGAGCCCCATCACCCCCGGGAGCCGGGGCCGCTACAGCCGGGACCGAGCCTGCTTCCTCCTCACTGACTATGCCCCTTCCCCTGATGGCTCCATCCGGAAAG CCACCGGTGCTACCCCACTGCCCCCCCCAGACTGGCGTAAGCCAGGCCCCCCAAGCTTCTTGCCCGACCTCAACGCCAACGCTGCGGCCTGGATATCCCCCTAG